One window from the genome of Bufo bufo chromosome 4, aBufBuf1.1, whole genome shotgun sequence encodes:
- the LOC120997095 gene encoding C-type lectin domain family 2 member B-like, which produces MGGALHRLVPCSHYELADRCYYTSQGRWRWLKRARDLCHTHKCLVIATAISLIVGVVLGVIFSCVIGPCPPESPSCPNKWMRSEGKCYFISRETNDWNSSLEFCRSEGGTLLTTDDETQKDIKTLYDLTGDYWVGLKKEGGEWKQMDGSVWTGPIEYDDPRRSCCLLNSGNYLAIDCTASRYWICVKSVGSVTQGAQTVTNLYRDRLGSLQ; this is translated from the exons ATGGGGGGCGCCCTCCACCGCCTGGTGCCGTGTTCGCACTATGAACTTGCTGACCGCTGTTATTACACTTCACAGGGTCGATGGCGGTGGCTGAAACGTGCGAGAGATCTGTGTCACACTCACAAATGCCTGGTGATCGCAACGGCGATCAGTCTCATCGTTGGCGTGGTCCTTGGAGTTATCTTCTCTTGTGTTATCG GCCCCTGCCCTCCTGAATCTCCCTCCTGCCCCAATAAGTGGATGAGGTCTGAAGGGAAATGCTACTTTATATCCCGGGAAACCAACGACTGGAACTCCAGCCTGGAATTCTGCCGATCAGAAGGAGGAACGCTGCTGACCACAGATGATGAGACCCAG AAAGATATAAAGACTCTCTATGACCTGACCGGGGACTACTGGGTCGGCCTGAAAAAGGAAGGAGGAGAGTGGAAGCAGATGGATGGTTCAGTGTGGACGGGACCCATAGA GTATGATGATCCCCGGAGAAGCTGCTGCTTGTTGAATTCTGGGAATTATTTGGCCATAGACTGTACAGCTTCTAGATACTGGATCTGTGTGAAGTCGGTGGGATCAGTAACGCAGGGAGCACAGACCGTGACCAATCTGTACAGAGACCGGCTGGGATCACTGCAATGA